The following coding sequences lie in one Haematobia irritans isolate KBUSLIRL chromosome 3, ASM5000362v1, whole genome shotgun sequence genomic window:
- the SMC3 gene encoding structural maintenance of chromosomes 3, with product MHIKQIIIQGFKSYKDQTVVEPFDKRHNVVVGRNGSGKSNFFYAIQFVLSDEFTHLRPEQRQGLLHEGTGARVISAYVEIVFDNSDNRVPIDKDEIFLRRVIGAKKDQYFLNKKVVPRTEVVNLLESAGFSNSNPYYIVKQGKINQMATAADSYRLKLLREVAGTRVYDERKEESLNILRETEGKLEKISEYLKTIEDRLKTLEEEKEELKEYQKWDKARRTLEYIIHETELKDTKKSLEDIQQQRKSSFDKKKVYNLEIQKAQEKIKEIQKNLKDAKKNVQSTKEERSILLTEQQQLLREKTKLDLTIVDLNDEVQGDNKSKERADQELKKLKVTISEKERELEDVKPKYEAMKRKEEECSRELALKEQKRKELYAKQGRGSQFSSREDRDRWIQNELKSISKQIKDKINHHSKLVEDLKKDANAEKDLGRKIEEHTAELEQLRFQIDEHNKKYYELKKTKDHYQATRNELWRKETQMTQQLQSHKEELSKTDQALRSMAGKPILNGRDSVRKVLDSFLERGGQCADIANAYYGPVIENFSCDKTIYTAVEVTAGNRLFHHIVESDKVGTQILKEMNKLKLPGEVTFMPLNRLQVKNHDYPDDPDSIPMISKLKYDEQHGKALCYIFGKTLICRNLERATELAKCTGLDCVTLDGDQVSSKGSLTGGYFNTSRSRLEMQKKRTELTAQIRDFEKELTRIRNELKQIENNINAVVSEMQKTETKQGKSKDIFEKVQGEIRLMKEELVRIEKYRTPKERSLAQCKSSLDAMNSTKSGLEVELNQELMSTLSVHDQKEIDQLNEDIRKLNQENKEAFTQRMQLEVIKNKLDNLLVNNLFRRRDELIQALQEISVEDRKRKLINCKTELCAAEKRIKKVNQDLEETEKRVQEAVHSQKTLQVELENWIKAEKEVEEKINEDSKKVEKWAAKENLLLQKIDEYTEKIASLGALPQTDPTYAKMSLKNLFKELEKANHHLKKYNHVNKKALDQFLSFSEQKEKLYKRKEELDVGDQKIRELMQSLEMQKVEAIQFTFKQVAKNFTLVFKKLVPQGAGYLILKTKDNEGDVSDREVANSDAFTGIGIRVSFTGIEAEMREMNQLSGGQKSLVALALIFAIQKCDPAPFYLFDEIDQALDAQHRKAVADMIHELSDKAQFITTTFRPELLENAHKFYGVRFRNKVSHIDCVTREQAKDFVEDDNTHA from the exons ATGCATATAAAACAG ATAATAATCCAAGGATTTAAAAGTTACAAAGATCAGACGGTTGTAGAACCTTTTGATAAGAGACATAATGTAGTTGTTGGCAGAAATGGGTCTGGTAAAAGCAACTTCTTTTATG CTATCCAGTTTGTTTTAAGTGATGAATTTACTCATTTACGACCCGAGCAGCGTCAAGGTCTGCTGCACGAAGGTACTGGCGCCAGAGTTATATCAGCATACGTGGAAATAGTATTTGACAATTCTGATAATAGAGTGCCT attgacaAAGATGAAATATTCTTACGACGTGTAATTGGCGCCAAAAAagatcaatattttttgaataaaaaggTTGTTCCTCGCACTGAAGTTGTCAACTTATTGGAATCTGCTGGCTTTTCTAATTCAAATCCTTATTATATTGTGAAACAAggaaaaattaaccaaatggCCACCGCAGCTGACTCATATAGGTTGAAATTATTACGTGAAGTAGCTGGAACTCGAGTATATGATGAAAGAAAAGAAGAGTCACTTAATATACTTCGCGAAACTGAAGGCAAACTTGAAAAGATTTCAGAATACCTTAAAACAATAGAAGACAGATTAAAGACACTTGAAGAAGAAAAGGAGGAACTCAAAGAGTATCAAAAGTGGGACAAGGCGCGGCGCACACTGGAGTACATAATACACGAAACTGAATTGAAGGATacgaaaaaatctttagaagacATTCAACAGCAACGAAAGTCATCTTTTGATAAGAAAAAAGTGTACAATTTGGAAATTCAAAAAGCACAAGAGAAAATTaaggaaattcaaaaaaacttgAAGGATGCAAAGAAGAATGTCCAAAGTACTAAGGAAGAACGTTCAATACTTCTAACAGAGCAGCAACAACTTTTGCGCGAAAAAACTAAATTAGATTTGACCATTGTGGATCTGAATGACGAAGTCCAAGGTGATAATAAATCTAAGGAACGCGCAGATCAGGAATTGAAGAAACTTAAGGTGACCATTAGCGAAAAAGAAAGAGAACTTGAAGACGTCAAACCTAAATATGAGGCAATGAAGCGAAAAGAGGAAGAATGCTCTCGTGAGCTTGCTTTAAAAGAACAGAAACGAAAAGAGTTGTACGCAAAACAAGGACGAGGATCCCAATTCTCCTCCCGTGAAGATCGCGATCGCTGGATACAAAACGAATTGAAATCAATAAGTAAACAAATTAAGGACAAAATAAATCACCACTCAAAATTAGTCGAAGATCTCAAAAAAGACGCGAATGCGGAAAAAGATTTAGGGCGAAAAATTGAAGAACATACCGCAGAATTGGAACAACTTCGATTCCAAATAGACGaacacaacaaaaaatattatgaacttaaaaaaacgaaagacCACTACCAAGCTACGAGAAATGAGTTGTGGAGGAAAGAGACCCAAATGACCCAACAGTTGCAATCTCATAAAGAGGAACTATCAAAAACAGATCAGGCACTACGAAGCATGGCAGGAAAACCCATATTGAATGGACGCGATTCTGTTAGAAAAGTTTTAGACTCATTTCTAGAAAGAGGCGGTCAATGCGCAGACATTGCAAATGCTTATTATGGCCcagtaattgaaaattttagttgtgaTAAGACTATATATACGGCAGTTGAAGTGACCGCTGGTAACAGGCTATTCCATCATATTGTTGAGTCTGACAAAGTAGGAACACAGATATTAAAGGAAATgaataaacttaaattgccGGGAGAGGTAACATTTATGCCATTAAACCGATTGCAAGTAAAAAATCATGACTATCCCGATGATCCAGACTCAATTCCAATGATTTCGAAATTAAAATACGATGAGCAACATGGAAAGGCATTGTGCTACATATTTGGAAAGACATTGATATGTAGAAATTTAGAAAGAGCCACAGAGTTAGCCAAATGTACCGGTTTAGATTGTGTGACTTTGGATGGAGATcaagtttcttctaaaggatcgcTTACAGGAGGATACTTTAATACGTCTCGATCACGTTTGGAAATGCAAAAAAAGCGTACGGAATTAACAGCACAGATTCGAGACTTTGAAAAGGAGTTAACTAGAATTCGGAACGAACTGaaacaaatagaaaataatattaacgCAGTCGTTTCCGAAATGCAAAAAACAGAAACGAAACAAGGAAAATCAAAGGATATTTTTGAGAAGGTGCAAGGTGAAATTCGTTTAATGAAAGAGGAACTGGTGCGAATTGAAAAATATCGGACTCCGAAAGAGAGATCTCTGGCTCAGTGTAAATCCAGTCTCGATGCAATGAATAGTACCAAATCTGGGTTAGAAGTCGAATTGAACCAGGAATTAATGTCTACATTATCAGTACACGATCAAAAAGAAATAGACCAACTTAATGAagatataagaaaattaaatcaagAAAACAAGGAAGCCTTTACCCAGCGTATGCAGCTTGAGGTTATAAAGAATAAACTGGACAATTTATTAGTGAATAACTTATTTAGAAGAAGGGATGAATTGATTCAAGCACTGCAAGAGATATCAGTAGAAGACCGAAAAAGAAAATTGATAAATTGCAAAACCGAACTATGTGCTGCAGAGAAAcgtataaaaaaagtaaatcaaGACTTGGAGGAAACGGAAAAAAG GGTCCAAGAAGCCGTACATTCACAGAAAACATTACAAGTGGAAttagaaaattggataaaagctgaaAAGGAAgtcgaagaaaaaattaacgaagattccaaaaaagttgaaaaatgggCCGCCAAAGAGAATTTACTTCTTCAAAAAATCGATgaatatactgaaaaaattgcatCTCTGGGCGCATTGCCCCAAACGGACCCAACCTATGCTAAAatgtccttaaaaaatttgtttaaagaatTGGAGAAAGCTAACCATCATCTCAAAAAATATAATCATGTGAACAAGAAGGCCTTGGATCAATTTTTAAGTTTCTccgaacaaaaagaaaaattgtataAGAGGAAAGAAGAATTGGATGTTGGAGACCAAAAAATTCGAGAATTGATGCAATCACTCGAGATGCAAAAAGTGGAAGCTATACAATTTACATTCAAGCAAGTGGCAAAGAATTTTACTCTGGTATTCAAAAAATTAGTACCACAAGGAGCTGGGTATTTAATACTAAAAACAAAGGATAATGAAGGAGATGTGTCAGATCGCGAGGTCGCCAATTCGGATGCATTTACAGGAATTGGAATACGTGTGTCATTTACCGGCATTGAAGCAGAAATGAGAGAAATGAACCAGCTATCTGGCGGCCAAAAATCGTTGGTTGCATTGGCTCTTATATTTGCTATTCAGAAGTGCGATCCTGCCCCTTTTTatctttttgatgaaattgaccag GCTTTAGATGCACAACACAGAAAGGCTGTCGCGGACATGATTCACGAGTTGAGCGATAAGGCTCAATTTATTACCAcaacatttcggccggaattatTGGAAAATGCCCACAAATTTTATGGCGTTCGGTTTAGGAATAAAGTAAGCCACATAGATTGCGTTACACGAGAGCAGGCTAAAGATTTCGTTGAAGACGACAATACCCATGCATAA